A genome region from Vanessa cardui chromosome 24, ilVanCard2.1, whole genome shotgun sequence includes the following:
- the LOC124540037 gene encoding uncharacterized protein LOC124540037, with amino-acid sequence MMEVDGVEGWNNNPPDGVKFANLKAFVNAAREFEATHSESAVNMMTRYLGLIASSCDLSIFSPGRSEVCAFFSSLWRVMCDGRGPHWAGVAVLARASVEPSARHALTHTYKFMPILSRLLSDTISNEKKIKLLSVMQDISYGIKISWQESYLTSLMKQLTDWILQPMSEPQHRTVGHKSLTVLVNVCYGNLPAIYALMRTVDTKDFVVHLISLKDGGYGGVEVCRLLLCLSSGTRGSSAIRQSDIHSYLCCTMRTFNKAIVDRDATQLLHAYTFINDLCTDKNLRSYVLSYSHFNNSLQESLTKIDELCKTAPDDMGEPENAMSCLQNVLKFLAVLVNLDLYSLRCHHCQLVCLCMKSSRICLPESLELFATIIAQYKDEGALPHELIGVITDGLPSLLVPPSLEPGKVGFQWLQVVGALCESSETQERVLQEVTPDSFEDTLYSVLQYTSQNGPVGMETAQKSVVLACRSGLSLAPLSKQWEAAFNRMLAHHQVRKLLCMALTGSNGSRRRQIMQLVKHHYFPSDQMNQIFGESLQSVPEAESEPWAAGGAGGAGGAAPERVSASQELALDHLVARLGEALQAGKISDIATSSVMELYGYKMTCLEQRLHSHSVALQGATEHMASLQHALALLQATNSAQQDVLYTTQMQNEKHKKSIEDLHKQLEDAETTLRGFRAKLAAERLDKENQKEILQKEFRSQITNIENEMKVREREAEERLKQLESDNRTLQKKLEQQTNKNSELAGVLIKFEERVKQRDKKLEEAAAADSALRREMEQRDNMIKQLEKTVVERENRLYQVTTQLEEMKRVQEMVAKLMSKSSSTAAS; translated from the exons ATGATGGAAGTTGACGGTGTTGAAGGTTGGAACAACAATCCTCCCGATGGAGTTAAATTTGCTAATTTAAAAGCTTTTGTAAATGCAGCTCGTGAGTTTGAAGCTACACACAGTGAATCTGCAGTTAATATGATGACTCGATACTTAGGT ctcaTCGCTTCGTCCTGTGACCTATCGATATTTTCTCCGGGACGTAGTGAGGTATGCGCTTTCTTCAGCTCGCTGTGGCGAGTGATGTGCGATGGTCGAGGGCCGCACTGGGCAGGTGTCGCGGTTCTTGCAAGAGCGTCCGTCGAACCCAGTGCTAGACATGCACTCACACATACTTACAA ATTTATGCCAATCCTGTCTCGTTTGTTATCAGATACAATAtcaaatgaaaagaaaattaaacttCTGTCTGTGATGCAG GACATCTCATATGGTATAAAAATTAGTTGGCAAGAATCATACCTAACCAGCCTCATGAAGCAGCTTACTGATTGGATTTTACAACCAATGTCTGAACCTCAGCATCGGACAGTTGGTCACAAGTCATTGACAGTCTTAGTAAATGTTTGTTATGGAAATTTACCTGCGATTTATGCACTAATGAGAACTGTTGATACAAAGGATTTTGTTGTGCATTTAATAAGCTTGAAG GATGGTGGTTATGGAGGTGTTGAAGTATGTCGACTACTGTTATGTTTATCCAGTGGTACAAGGGGCTCATCTGCAATTCGACAGTCAGATATACATAGCTATCTTTGCTGTACTATGCGAACATTCAATAAGGCAATTGT TGATAGAGATGCAACTCAGCTTCTACATGCATACACATTTATAAATGATCTGTGCACTGATAAGAATCTACGAAGCTATGTTCTATCATatagtcattttaataattctctTCAAGAATCACTAACG aaAATAGACGAGTTGTGTAAAACAGCCCCTGATGACATGGGTGAACCAGAAAATGCTATGAGCTGCTTACAAAATGTGTTGAAATTTCTAGCAGTTTTGGTAAATTTAG atcTATACTCACTGAGATGTCATCACTGTCAACTGGTTTGCCTGTGTATGAAATCGAGTCGAATTTGTCTCCCAGAGTCATTGGAATTGTTTGCAACCATCATTGCTCAATACAAAg aTGAAGGTGCTTTACCACATGAGCTAATAGGAGTTATTACTGATGGTTTGCCCTCTCTTCTGGTGCCACCGTCTCTAGAACCAGGGAAAGTTGGATTTCAATGg ttGCAAGTTGTTGGGGCTTTATGCGAGTCGAGCGAAACCCAAGAACGCGTTTTACAAGAGGTCACCCCGGATTCCTTCGAAGACACATTGTACAGCGTGTTACAGTATACTTCAcag AATGGTCCTGTGGGTATGGAAACGGCTCAAAAAAGTGTGGTGCTGGCATGTCGGAGCGGACTATCTTTAGCTCCACTCTCGAAGCAGTGGGAGGCCGCCTTCAATAGGATGTTAGCGCATCATCAA GTTCGCAAGCTCCTATGTATGGCGCTCACGGGTAGCAACGGATCGCGTCGAAGACAGATCATGCAACTTGTGAAACATCATTATTTCCCATCGGATCAAATGAATCAG ATATTCGGCGAGAGTCTCCAGAGCGTGCCGGAGGCGGAGTCGGAGCCCtgggcggcgggcggcgcgggcggtgcGGGGGGGGCGGCGCCCGAGCGCGTGTCGGCCTCGCAGGAGCTCGCGCTCGACCACCTCGTGGCGCGCCTCGGAGAGGCCCTGCAGGCCGGGAAG ATATCAGATATCGCGACGTCGAGTGTGATGGAGCTGTACGGCTACAAGATGACGTGTCTGGAGCAGCGGCTACATTCGCATTCAGTGGCGTTGCAG GGCGCAACAGAACACATGGCGTCCTTACAACATGCGCTCGCGTTGCTGCAAGCGACTAACTCCGCTCAGCAAGATGTGCTATATACGACACAGATGCAAAATGAAAA acACAAAAAGTCAATAGAAGATCTTCACAAGCAACTAGAGGACGCTGAAACGACGCTGCGAGGCTTCAGAGCGAAGTTGGCTGCGGAGAGGTTGGATAAAGAGAATCAAAAGGAAATATTACAAAAGGAATTCAGATCACAAATAACT AATATAGAAAACGAAATGAAAGTGAGGGAAAGAGAAGCAGAAGAACGACTTAAACAACTGGAATCGGATAATAGAACGTTACAGAAGAAGTTGGAACAGCAG ACGAATAAAAACAGCGAACTAGCAGGTGTATTGATAAAGTTTGAGGAGCGTGTCAAGCAGCGTGACAAGAAGTTGGAGGAGGCGGCCGCTGCCGACAGCGCCCTGAGGAGAGAGATGGAACAACGGGACAAT ATGATAAAACAGTTAGAGAAAACGGTGGTTGAACGTGAGAATCGATTGTATCAAGTGACGACGCAGCTGGAAGAAATGAAGAGGGTGCAAGAGATGGTAGCTAAGCTTATGAGCAAAAGTTCTTCCACAGCGGCCAGCTAG
- the LOC124540039 gene encoding peroxisome biogenesis factor 10 — MALPEAQPAEVLRAWQKDDLYEKQLAGSIARLVPPQHASKAVPISSLLYKSFTTLKDLQTLGEEYSGIVQVDETYHKLPSFSSRLLSILLSAFGENLTRRLLSNIEKQIEHNTTLRPEAQNIILVVLKALNNIVPQVESIHRALSYITGGPLQIGKTVTGINYVHVRPAAAAYYAHLRLLGVVTLLHAFISCGQSFYQAKKHMDDMKEFSNEVDSNKSCIACLEEIIQPCALICGHIFCMNCCYGALESCPLCRTPFAKNTVVPLMNYRPGSM, encoded by the coding sequence ATGGCCTTACCGGAAGCACAACCTGCTGAAGTTCTTCGTGCTTGGCAAAAGGACGATCTGTATGAAAAACAACTTGCTGGCTCAATAGCAAGACTTGTTCCACCACAACATGCATCTAAAGCTGTTCCTATATCTTCACTACTATACAAGTCGTTTACAACACTCAAAGATTTGCAAACTCTCGGAGAAGAATATTCTGGAATAGTCCAGGTAGATGAAACTTACCATAAACTGCCATCGTTCAGCAGCCGGCTTCTAAGCATTTTACTTTCAGCATTTGGTGAAAATTTAACAAGGAGATTGCTAAGTAATATAGAGAAACAAATTGAACATAATACGACATTAAGACCCGAAGCacagaatataattttagttgttttaaaaGCATTGAATAACATAGTACCTCAAGTTGAAAGTATACATAGAGCATTATCTTATATTACTGGGGGACCATTGCAAATAGGTAAAACTGTAACTGGAATTAACTATGTCCATGTGAGACCAGCGGCAGCAGCATATTACGCTCACTTAAGGTTGTTAGGTGTTGTGACTTTGTTACATGCATTCATTTCCTGTGGCCAGAGTTTTTATCAAGCTAAGAAACATATGGATGATATGAAAGAATTCTCAAACGAAGTAGATAGCAATAAATCATGCATAGCATGTTTAGAAGAGATAATTCAACCATGTGCATTAATATGCGGTCATATATTCTGTATGAATTGTTGTTATGGAGCTCTTGAAAGCTGTCCTTTATGTCGAACTCCCTTTGCAAAGAACACAGTTGTACCATTGATGAACTATCGTCCGGGCAGTATGTAA
- the LOC124540040 gene encoding peptidyl-prolyl cis-trans isomerase Fkbp12-like, with translation MGVDIETLSPGNGSTYPKPGQTVVVHYTGTLQNGKKFDSSRDRGQPFKFTLGKGDVIKGWDQGLAKMSVGERAKLTCSPDFAYGSRGHPGVIPPNATLVFDVELLRVE, from the exons atgggTGTTGATATTGAAACACTTTCGCCTGGAAATG GCTCGACTTATCCAAAACCCGGTCAAACAGTTGTCGTCCATTACACTGGAACATTGCAAAATGGCAAAAAGTTCGATTCTTCCAGAGATCGTGGCCAACCATTCAAATTCACCCTAGGAAAAGGGGATGTGATTAAGGGTTGGGATCAAGGATTGGCTAAA atgtcAGTGGGTGAAAGAGCTAAACTGACCTGTTCCCCTGACTTTGCTTATGGATCTAGAGGTCACCCTGGAGTCATTCCACCCAATGCTACACTTGTGTTTGATGTTGAATTATTACGAGTTGAATGA